From a single Candidatus Defluviilinea gracilis genomic region:
- a CDS encoding CoA transferase encodes MIQPLKGIRILDLTRLLPGPFLTQLLADLGAEVIKVETPTAGDYARLAPAEMGLGGLFEMINQGKKSVAVNYRNPRGRDAFMKLVETADVVIEGFRPGVVERYKIGYESLKAVKPNLVYCSLSGYGQEGPLSRRAGHDLNYAAISGALALNAKEGQAPIPFGVTIADLSGAMLAGLAILSAVIGKQTSGNGAYLDLALFDGMLALTIPQAGAAHFSGVPFAGGTLPLQGGLACYNIYETADGKFLTLAALEPPFWNDFCRVTGRDELVKRQFDRAIKDEVAAIFKARSLAEWLEAFSNTDGCVEPVLSFEEMLAHPQVRARGFVREVDGRAVGLNSPFVFARGGERPVPKLGEQTREVLGEFFSAEELDELSASGVIGK; translated from the coding sequence ATGATTCAGCCCCTCAAGGGAATTCGCATCCTCGATCTCACGCGCCTGTTGCCGGGTCCGTTCCTGACGCAACTACTCGCCGACCTCGGCGCGGAGGTGATCAAAGTGGAAACGCCAACCGCGGGCGATTATGCGCGGCTGGCTCCCGCCGAAATGGGATTGGGCGGCTTGTTCGAAATGATCAATCAGGGAAAGAAAAGCGTCGCGGTCAACTATCGCAACCCGCGTGGGCGCGACGCGTTCATGAAACTTGTAGAAACTGCCGATGTGGTGATCGAAGGGTTTCGTCCCGGGGTTGTTGAGCGATATAAGATCGGGTACGAATCGCTCAAAGCGGTGAAACCAAACTTGGTCTATTGTTCCCTCTCGGGGTATGGGCAGGAGGGTCCGTTAAGCCGACGCGCGGGACACGACCTGAACTATGCGGCGATCAGCGGCGCGCTGGCATTGAACGCGAAAGAGGGGCAGGCGCCGATTCCCTTCGGCGTGACCATTGCTGATTTAAGCGGCGCGATGCTGGCGGGGCTTGCCATTTTAAGCGCGGTGATCGGAAAGCAAACCTCAGGGAATGGCGCATATCTCGATCTGGCGTTGTTCGATGGGATGCTCGCGTTGACGATTCCCCAGGCGGGTGCGGCTCACTTCAGCGGTGTTCCATTTGCCGGGGGCACGCTCCCTCTGCAGGGCGGGCTGGCTTGCTATAACATTTATGAAACTGCGGATGGGAAGTTCCTAACCCTCGCCGCGCTCGAACCCCCCTTCTGGAACGATTTCTGCCGGGTGACCGGCAGGGATGAACTGGTCAAACGTCAATTCGACCGGGCAATTAAAGATGAAGTGGCGGCGATCTTCAAGGCGAGGTCGCTGGCTGAATGGTTGGAAGCATTTTCAAACACGGATGGGTGCGTCGAGCCGGTCTTGTCGTTCGAAGAGATGCTGGCTCATCCGCAGGTGAGGGCTCGCGGGTTTGTCCGCGAAGTGGATGGCAGGGCGGTGGGGTTGAATTCTCCGTTTGTGTTCGCGCGAGGCGGGGAACGTCCAGTTCCGAAACTGGGTGAGCAGACGCGTGAAGTCCTTGGGGAGTTTTTCTCAGCGGAAGAACTTGACGAGTTGTCGGCAAGCGGGGTGATTGGAAAGTAG
- a CDS encoding MBL fold metallo-hydrolase, whose amino-acid sequence MHRERVSENVYWFQSEVYAQVTAGVIAGPQWAVVIDTLALPDETLSIREFIEHELNVPVRYVINTHYHADHAWGNCFFPGATIVAHEHCRAMLEERGIPSLEAAKRQNPAMRQVKIALPHMTFKAGELTLRVGKKNLILSTTPGHSGDGISVLVEEDRILFAGDAFMPIPYIVDGDADDIMTSIKHIGRMGLENIVQGHGDVILRGEIDAAVKENLNYLTTIKRSVKSASKRKNAEELIEQISIESCGKSRVYLGGLAEQLHRRNLQALLQSMS is encoded by the coding sequence ATGCACCGAGAACGCGTATCTGAAAATGTATATTGGTTCCAAAGCGAAGTGTATGCGCAGGTGACGGCAGGCGTCATCGCCGGGCCGCAGTGGGCGGTGGTGATCGACACCCTCGCCCTGCCCGACGAAACCCTGAGCATCCGCGAATTCATCGAACACGAATTGAACGTCCCCGTCCGCTATGTGATCAACACCCACTACCACGCCGACCACGCCTGGGGCAACTGCTTCTTCCCCGGCGCCACCATCGTCGCGCACGAACACTGCCGCGCCATGCTCGAAGAACGCGGCATCCCCTCGCTCGAAGCCGCCAAACGGCAAAACCCCGCCATGCGACAAGTCAAGATCGCCCTGCCGCACATGACCTTCAAAGCCGGCGAACTCACCCTGCGCGTCGGCAAGAAGAACCTGATCCTCTCCACGACGCCCGGTCACAGCGGTGATGGCATCTCGGTGCTGGTGGAGGAAGACCGCATCCTCTTCGCAGGGGATGCCTTTATGCCCATCCCCTACATCGTCGACGGCGACGCGGACGACATTATGACCTCCATCAAACACATCGGGCGCATGGGGCTGGAAAACATCGTCCAAGGTCACGGCGATGTTATTCTGCGCGGCGAGATCGACGCGGCGGTCAAGGAAAACCTCAATTACCTGACAACCATCAAAAGATCGGTGAAATCCGCATCGAAGCGTAAGAACGCCGAAGAACTCATCGAACAGATCAGTATCGAGTCATGCGGCAAGAGCCGCGTTTACCTCGGCGGGCTTGCCGAACAACTACACCGCAGAAATTTACAAGCCCTGCTCCAATCCATGAGTTAA
- the gyrB gene encoding DNA topoisomerase (ATP-hydrolyzing) subunit B, which translates to MAKKQDTGYDVGSIQALEGIEHVRKRPGMYVGGTDIKALHHLVYEVVDNAIDEALAGFCTAINITIHADSSVTVEDNGRGIPVGPHPTKKDAKGKAMETVDVVMTVIGAGGKFGGGGYKVSGGLHGVGVSAVNALSEWMTTEIKRDGKLWQQQYKRGVPQGAIKQIGKVSKEESGTKQTYKFDKQIFTEDIDYRFDTLVQRFREMAFVTRGVTIRFVDERNDREMTFYFEGGITSFVRYLNRNRENLHSVVYVEKEIENIGVEAAIQYTDAYTESVYSFANTINTIDGGTHLTGLRSSLTRVINDYARKNGLLKDADPNFSGDDTREGLTAIVSVKHPGPQFESQTKVKLMNPEVQTYVTQVVGDAFGTFLEENPQAAKAIVAKCLTSARARDAARKARDLVIRKSALESLTLPGKLADCSERDSSKTELYIVEGDSAGGSAKQGRDRHFQAILPLRGKIMNTERARLDKILSSNEIKALISALGTGIGDNFDLEGLRYGRVIIMTDADVDGSHIRTLLLTFFFRYMPQLIDDGHLYIAQPPLYRIAYKNNVKYVYSDKEKDKALKEIGDKANLQRYKGLGEMNPSQLWETTMNPENRTLLLVTVDDAAEADRTFDMLMGDAVDPRRKFIQTHAKAVRNLDI; encoded by the coding sequence GTGGCAAAGAAACAAGACACCGGCTACGATGTAGGGTCGATCCAGGCGCTCGAGGGAATCGAGCATGTGCGCAAGCGCCCCGGCATGTACGTGGGCGGCACCGACATCAAAGCCTTGCACCACCTCGTGTATGAAGTGGTGGATAACGCCATCGACGAAGCGTTGGCAGGGTTCTGCACAGCGATCAACATCACCATCCATGCCGATAGCAGTGTGACCGTGGAAGACAACGGGCGCGGTATCCCCGTCGGTCCGCACCCGACGAAAAAAGACGCCAAAGGCAAGGCGATGGAAACGGTCGATGTGGTGATGACCGTGATCGGCGCGGGCGGCAAATTCGGCGGCGGCGGATACAAAGTCTCCGGCGGTTTGCACGGCGTGGGTGTGAGCGCCGTCAACGCGCTTTCAGAGTGGATGACCACCGAGATCAAGCGCGATGGCAAACTCTGGCAACAACAATACAAACGCGGCGTGCCGCAAGGCGCCATCAAACAGATCGGCAAGGTATCGAAGGAAGAAAGCGGCACCAAGCAAACCTATAAATTCGATAAACAGATCTTCACCGAGGATATCGATTACCGTTTCGACACGCTCGTACAGCGCTTCCGCGAAATGGCGTTCGTGACGCGCGGCGTAACCATCCGATTCGTGGACGAACGCAACGACCGCGAGATGACCTTCTACTTCGAGGGCGGCATCACCTCGTTCGTACGCTACCTCAACCGCAACCGCGAGAACCTGCACTCCGTTGTGTACGTGGAAAAAGAGATCGAGAACATCGGCGTTGAAGCCGCCATCCAATACACAGACGCATACACCGAATCGGTCTATTCGTTTGCGAACACGATTAACACCATCGACGGCGGCACGCACCTGACCGGCTTGCGCTCCTCGTTGACGCGCGTCATCAACGATTATGCCCGCAAGAACGGCTTGCTCAAAGACGCCGACCCGAACTTCTCCGGCGACGACACACGCGAAGGACTCACCGCCATCGTTTCGGTCAAGCACCCGGGGCCGCAGTTCGAGTCGCAGACCAAAGTGAAATTGATGAACCCCGAAGTGCAGACGTACGTCACACAGGTGGTGGGCGACGCGTTCGGCACATTCCTCGAGGAAAACCCGCAAGCCGCAAAAGCGATCGTGGCGAAATGTCTCACCTCGGCGCGGGCGCGCGATGCGGCGCGTAAAGCGCGCGATCTCGTCATCCGCAAGTCTGCGCTTGAGTCGCTGACCCTGCCCGGTAAACTGGCAGACTGCTCGGAGCGCGATTCATCGAAGACCGAACTCTACATCGTGGAAGGCGATTCCGCAGGCGGATCAGCCAAACAGGGGCGCGATCGCCACTTCCAAGCCATCCTGCCACTGCGCGGAAAGATCATGAACACCGAGCGCGCCCGCCTCGACAAAATCCTATCAAGCAATGAGATCAAGGCGCTCATCTCCGCGTTGGGCACCGGCATCGGCGATAACTTCGATCTCGAGGGTCTGCGCTATGGGCGCGTGATCATCATGACCGACGCCGACGTGGACGGTTCGCACATCCGCACGCTCTTGCTCACGTTCTTCTTCCGGTACATGCCGCAACTGATCGATGACGGGCATCTCTACATTGCCCAGCCCCCACTGTATCGCATCGCCTACAAGAACAATGTCAAATACGTATACAGCGACAAGGAAAAAGACAAAGCCTTGAAAGAGATCGGCGACAAGGCAAACCTGCAACGCTACAAAGGTCTCGGCGAAATGAACCCGTCTCAACTTTGGGAAACCACCATGAACCCCGAGAACCGCACGTTGCTTCTAGTGACCGTGGACGATGCCGCCGAAGCCGACCGCACCTTCGACATGCTGATGGGCGACGCGGTAGACCCCCGCCGCAAATTCATCCAGACGCACGCCAAGGCAGTGCGAAACCTGGATATTTAG
- a CDS encoding glycerol-3-phosphate acyltransferase, translating into MQIALDIVAVLVGYLLGSIPVGLILVKLKTGKDLREVESGRTGGTNAFRAAGFGIGFATAILDIVKAAVAVWVARSITPEASLAHVLAGLAAILGHNYSIFLAERDANGRFRLRGGAGAMPALGGAVGLWSWTFPIVFVIGAFVLFTLGMASVATLTVGLGIIVVFAVRASLGLMPWTNVLYGLIAEILLIWALRPNIQKIFAGNERVISISLAGWLRARKEKAAGASRDSK; encoded by the coding sequence ATGCAAATTGCGCTCGATATTGTTGCGGTGCTCGTCGGATATCTGCTAGGCTCGATACCTGTGGGGTTGATTCTCGTCAAATTGAAAACCGGCAAAGATTTGCGAGAGGTTGAAAGCGGGCGCACCGGCGGGACGAACGCATTTCGCGCGGCGGGGTTCGGGATCGGGTTTGCCACCGCGATCCTCGACATTGTCAAAGCCGCTGTTGCCGTGTGGGTTGCGCGTTCGATCACTCCAGAGGCGAGCCTGGCGCATGTGCTGGCGGGGCTGGCGGCGATCCTTGGGCATAACTATTCGATCTTTCTCGCCGAGCGCGATGCCAACGGGCGTTTCCGATTGCGCGGCGGGGCGGGGGCAATGCCGGCGTTGGGTGGCGCAGTCGGCTTGTGGAGTTGGACGTTCCCCATCGTATTTGTGATCGGCGCGTTTGTGCTGTTCACGCTGGGCATGGCATCGGTGGCAACGCTGACGGTGGGCTTGGGCATTATCGTGGTGTTCGCTGTGCGCGCCTCGCTGGGCTTGATGCCGTGGACCAATGTGCTCTACGGGTTGATCGCCGAGATCTTGTTGATCTGGGCGTTGAGACCAAACATCCAAAAAATATTTGCCGGCAACGAACGCGTGATCAGCATCAGCCTCGCCGGTTGGTTGCGCGCGCGCAAAGAAAAAGCCGCCGGGGCATCGCGCGATTCAAAATAG
- a CDS encoding FIST C-terminal domain-containing protein: protein MTLHFAVGQAHALNGREASLQATHQALNRLGPVTPTFGMVFASHQYQARDVVSGISGLLGDTPIIGMSSPVGITNEGAHPNSVVIALMAGDVQAETHWIPGFAQSAREAGAKLMKTVIDHKDNRALFFFADGFNGDADQLCNAIPNVTFPLTGALSSGDMHTGHSYQLAGPQTGGGALTAAFLRGNFRVGIGVAHGWNPVGAQFRVTRSRGFWLRTLDGKPASETYARLFGYPARDWAFPPLSHLARLYPLGVEQGDQMTIRSPIRVEADGSFRMNAPVRDGTDAYLLVGSRVSCENAAHSAAQQALKALDGAKPVFAFVMVDLAWEMLLKSHPGAEVAALREIFGSALPMAGGYSLGQIVPGKMPVPQLLNQHIVVVAFGEDS, encoded by the coding sequence ATGACGTTACATTTTGCGGTCGGGCAGGCGCACGCGTTGAATGGTCGCGAAGCCAGTTTGCAGGCAACCCATCAGGCGTTGAACCGACTCGGTCCCGTCACGCCCACGTTTGGCATGGTTTTTGCATCGCACCAATATCAGGCGCGCGATGTGGTGAGCGGCATCTCGGGTTTGCTGGGCGATACGCCCATCATCGGCATGAGCAGTCCCGTTGGCATCACCAATGAGGGTGCGCATCCGAACTCGGTGGTGATCGCGCTCATGGCGGGCGATGTGCAAGCCGAAACGCACTGGATCCCCGGCTTTGCCCAGTCGGCGCGCGAGGCGGGCGCGAAACTGATGAAAACCGTCATCGATCACAAAGATAACCGCGCCCTGTTCTTTTTTGCCGATGGCTTCAACGGCGATGCCGACCAGTTGTGCAACGCGATCCCCAATGTGACCTTTCCGCTGACGGGGGCGCTCTCCTCCGGGGATATGCATACGGGTCATTCCTACCAGCTGGCTGGTCCGCAAACCGGAGGCGGCGCGCTCACGGCGGCGTTCCTGCGCGGCAACTTCCGCGTAGGTATCGGCGTGGCGCACGGGTGGAATCCGGTCGGCGCGCAATTCCGCGTGACACGTTCGCGCGGCTTTTGGTTGCGCACCTTGGATGGCAAGCCCGCCTCCGAAACCTATGCGCGTTTGTTCGGCTACCCGGCGCGTGATTGGGCATTCCCTCCGCTGAGCCACCTGGCGAGGCTGTATCCGCTGGGCGTGGAACAAGGCGACCAAATGACGATCCGCTCCCCCATCCGTGTGGAAGCGGATGGCAGTTTCCGCATGAACGCGCCCGTCCGCGATGGCACAGACGCGTATTTGCTGGTCGGTAGTCGCGTCTCGTGTGAGAACGCCGCCCACTCCGCCGCGCAACAAGCCTTGAAAGCGCTGGATGGGGCAAAGCCGGTCTTCGCTTTTGTGATGGTTGACCTTGCCTGGGAGATGTTGTTGAAATCTCATCCGGGCGCCGAGGTTGCCGCCTTGCGTGAAATTTTCGGGTCAGCCCTGCCGATGGCCGGCGGGTATTCGCTTGGGCAGATCGTGCCGGGGAAGATGCCTGTGCCGCAGTTATTGAACCAACATATCGTTGTCGTTGCCTTTGGGGAAGATAGTTAA
- a CDS encoding GAF domain-containing protein yields MNQTQSPNQVFNRILQATVLFYQGVAVVAFILTIVFAVRWMNQPFIGGFFESTLILNGTGKNNPEQQPWALYKQGFSFGDQLMAVDGKPVRSSADIRDALASFQTGDSVALLIKTSTGETKTADIVLQVFSSADRFAYFIIPALISGVFLFVGLWIFGFRRNEPAGRAFSIFSSSLGIAIGTLFNLYTTHEFSPLWTLSVALAGASLIDLSLVFPQEARLVIGRAYLRSIGYIVAIVLSLLAFTTLFDRVNALAYVGAWQKIYSFTGFSGLFYFGNLTYRGFWTISPVVKSQARTILIGSLFAFVPIVSWLLLSSFNDTPFNPYLFLFMVAFPLVNGFVILRYRLVRTDYWIRQGIVYSILTGLVIAIYGLLVSGIGLIFTDQMPSDNPFLIGGLVFVVAVFLDPARTRLQTLVDSAFFRGQRAYEERLRTFSHELTSAVDLYSIGRVLREQIASSLVPDRLHIYIYDSLNDQYAALPGVDSRPTSDIRFTSVSPLARHLQAEKIPLYLDSIHEPVNLKSEDSRLAILGARLFVALPGEEKPVGWLALGNTLSGNAYTPRDLDFLENLADQASLAISRVQTVLDLERRVQEMNALTRVSQGVNITLTFDDVLELIFAQATQIIPSTHFHITLHNKAANYFYYGFCVDDRERAPHRENRPLPPSFGLGQEIIRRGATILTQDYSRECQARNITAASPGVYAWMGVPLNAGAETIGALSVASRDATVTYTHAQLELLQAIADQTVGAIVKARLLEETQERARQLSTLNEITRQLTSTLEQEPLLQYILDNAVSILNCESGSLFLMDDQTGDLVFRVTVGPAAGNLLGQRIPAGAGIVGRAVQTRVPVIENDGQRSAMRFDAADKQTGYLSRSLLAVPMLIKDRVLGVIEVINRNDGLPFVADDQNLLTAFAGQAAVAIENARLLALTDQELSARVEELSIMGRIVRELNASLDVDRAMNITLDWGMRRSNAEAGLIGMLEGQELRIIAQEGYDDLLNDASVAYTTLELPAVKEAIEKGQPNQVSLVGTGHRGVFPGAHTQIIVPIRREAGVIGLILLESVSDSQGNLDFLNRLSDNAAIAIYNAQLYGEVQQANTAKSEFVSLVAHELKNPMTSIKGYSELLASGTVGQINEMQTNFLGTIRSNVERMSVLVSDLNDNAKIEAGRLKLDFTPVNLAAVVEDVLRSTRRQVEEKHQEVEVSIPPQLPQVWADRIRVGQVMTNLVSNANKYTTDGGTIMIGAEETANRWDEAGARRVAHLWVRDNGIGISAEDQVKIFQRFFRSDDMKAREAPGTGLGLNITKSLVEMQGGRIWFESEYRKGTTFHFTVPIAEGISQT; encoded by the coding sequence ATGAACCAAACTCAAAGCCCTAACCAAGTATTCAATCGTATCCTGCAAGCCACCGTCCTGTTCTACCAGGGCGTGGCAGTTGTGGCGTTCATTCTAACCATCGTTTTCGCTGTACGCTGGATGAACCAACCCTTCATCGGCGGATTCTTCGAAAGCACGCTCATCCTCAACGGAACCGGAAAAAACAATCCCGAACAACAGCCCTGGGCGCTCTACAAACAAGGATTCAGCTTCGGCGACCAACTGATGGCGGTGGATGGCAAACCGGTCAGATCCTCCGCGGACATCCGCGACGCGCTCGCTTCATTTCAGACGGGGGATTCGGTCGCCCTCCTGATAAAAACATCCACCGGGGAAACAAAGACCGCCGATATCGTCCTTCAGGTATTTTCCTCCGCTGACCGTTTTGCCTACTTCATTATACCGGCGTTGATCAGCGGCGTATTTCTCTTCGTCGGCTTGTGGATCTTCGGCTTCCGCCGCAATGAACCGGCCGGGCGCGCCTTCTCCATTTTTTCCTCCTCCCTCGGAATTGCCATCGGCACCCTGTTCAACCTCTACACCACGCACGAATTTTCGCCCTTGTGGACTCTCTCCGTTGCCCTCGCCGGCGCATCGTTGATCGACCTCAGCCTGGTCTTCCCACAAGAGGCGCGTTTGGTGATCGGGCGCGCCTACTTGCGAAGCATTGGGTATATCGTCGCCATTGTCCTTTCCCTGCTGGCATTCACGACGCTGTTCGATAGGGTAAACGCCCTGGCGTATGTGGGCGCATGGCAAAAGATCTACTCTTTCACCGGTTTCTCCGGATTGTTTTACTTCGGCAACCTCACCTATCGCGGCTTCTGGACGATCTCACCGGTGGTCAAGAGTCAAGCGCGTACCATCCTGATCGGTTCCTTGTTCGCATTCGTCCCCATTGTTTCCTGGCTGCTACTTTCTTCGTTTAACGATACACCCTTCAACCCCTATTTGTTCCTGTTCATGGTCGCGTTCCCGCTCGTGAACGGATTCGTGATCCTGCGTTACCGGCTCGTACGCACCGATTATTGGATTCGCCAAGGGATCGTATACAGCATCCTGACCGGACTCGTCATCGCCATATACGGCTTGCTGGTCAGCGGCATTGGGTTGATCTTCACCGACCAAATGCCATCGGACAATCCGTTTCTGATCGGCGGGCTGGTCTTTGTGGTAGCCGTCTTCCTCGACCCGGCGCGTACCCGCCTGCAAACCCTGGTAGACAGCGCCTTCTTCCGCGGGCAACGCGCCTACGAAGAACGATTGCGGACCTTCAGCCACGAACTCACCAGCGCGGTGGACTTGTATTCCATCGGTCGCGTCCTGCGCGAACAGATCGCCAGCAGTCTCGTCCCCGATCGCCTGCACATCTACATCTACGATTCATTGAACGATCAATATGCCGCCCTGCCCGGTGTCGACAGCCGCCCCACCAGCGACATCCGCTTCACCTCCGTCAGTCCGCTCGCGCGTCATCTTCAAGCGGAAAAAATTCCGCTCTATTTGGATTCCATCCACGAACCGGTCAATTTAAAAAGCGAAGATTCGCGCCTCGCCATCTTAGGCGCGCGGCTTTTTGTGGCGCTACCCGGCGAGGAGAAACCTGTCGGCTGGTTGGCGCTTGGCAATACGCTCTCCGGCAACGCATACACGCCGCGCGACCTCGACTTTCTCGAAAACCTTGCAGACCAGGCTTCGTTAGCCATTTCGCGCGTGCAAACCGTTCTCGACCTGGAACGGCGCGTGCAAGAGATGAACGCCCTCACTCGCGTTTCGCAAGGCGTGAACATCACCCTCACCTTCGACGACGTGCTCGAGTTGATCTTTGCGCAAGCGACACAGATCATCCCCTCCACACACTTTCACATCACCCTGCACAACAAAGCCGCCAATTATTTTTATTACGGCTTCTGCGTGGATGACCGCGAGCGCGCGCCACACCGTGAAAACAGACCCCTGCCGCCCAGTTTTGGTCTGGGACAAGAGATCATCCGCCGCGGCGCAACCATCCTCACGCAAGATTACTCGCGCGAATGCCAGGCGCGCAACATCACCGCCGCCTCGCCCGGCGTCTACGCATGGATGGGCGTGCCGCTGAACGCCGGCGCGGAGACCATCGGCGCATTGAGCGTCGCCAGCCGCGACGCCACCGTCACCTACACACACGCCCAGCTCGAACTCCTGCAAGCCATCGCCGACCAGACCGTAGGCGCCATCGTCAAAGCGCGCCTGCTCGAAGAGACACAGGAACGCGCCCGCCAACTTTCCACCTTAAACGAAATCACGCGGCAACTCACCTCCACGCTCGAACAGGAACCGTTGCTTCAATATATCCTCGATAACGCCGTCAGCATTTTAAACTGCGAATCGGGCTCGCTTTTCCTCATGGATGACCAGACCGGCGACCTCGTCTTCCGCGTCACGGTGGGACCTGCGGCTGGGAACCTGCTCGGTCAACGCATTCCCGCCGGGGCGGGGATCGTCGGGCGCGCCGTGCAAACCCGCGTGCCGGTCATCGAGAACGATGGGCAACGCTCCGCCATGCGTTTCGATGCCGCCGATAAACAGACCGGGTACCTCTCGCGTTCCCTGCTTGCCGTGCCCATGCTCATCAAAGACCGCGTGCTTGGCGTGATCGAAGTGATCAACCGCAACGACGGGCTTCCGTTCGTGGCAGACGACCAGAACCTGCTCACGGCGTTTGCGGGCCAGGCGGCGGTTGCCATTGAAAACGCCCGCCTGCTCGCCCTCACAGACCAGGAGCTTTCAGCCCGCGTGGAAGAACTCTCGATCATGGGTCGCATCGTGCGCGAGTTAAACGCCAGCCTCGATGTGGACCGCGCCATGAACATTACCCTCGACTGGGGCATGCGACGCTCGAACGCCGAGGCGGGATTGATCGGTATGTTGGAAGGGCAGGAACTGCGTATCATCGCGCAGGAAGGGTACGATGACTTGCTAAACGACGCCAGTGTTGCCTACACCACACTTGAACTGCCCGCCGTCAAGGAGGCGATCGAAAAAGGTCAGCCGAATCAGGTGTCCCTGGTGGGAACCGGGCATCGCGGCGTCTTCCCCGGCGCGCATACCCAGATCATCGTCCCCATTCGCCGCGAAGCCGGTGTCATCGGCTTGATCCTGCTCGAAAGCGTCAGCGACTCGCAGGGCAACCTTGATTTTCTCAACCGCCTGAGCGACAACGCCGCCATCGCCATCTACAACGCGCAACTATACGGCGAGGTGCAACAGGCGAACACAGCCAAAAGCGAATTTGTTTCGCTCGTGGCGCACGAACTCAAAAACCCGATGACCTCGATCAAAGGCTATTCCGAACTTCTCGCCTCGGGCACGGTGGGGCAGATCAACGAAATGCAAACCAACTTCCTCGGCACGATCCGCTCAAATGTTGAGCGGATGTCGGTGCTGGTGTCGGACCTGAACGATAATGCCAAGATCGAAGCCGGGCGATTGAAACTCGATTTCACACCGGTCAACCTTGCCGCCGTGGTGGAAGATGTGTTGCGTTCGACCCGCCGCCAGGTGGAGGAAAAACACCAGGAAGTGGAAGTCAGCATCCCGCCTCAATTGCCGCAAGTTTGGGCAGACCGTATCCGCGTGGGACAGGTGATGACCAACCTGGTCAGCAATGCAAACAAATACACCACCGACGGCGGAACAATCATGATCGGCGCGGAAGAAACCGCCAATCGATGGGACGAGGCTGGCGCGAGGCGTGTGGCGCACCTGTGGGTGCGCGATAACGGCATCGGCATCAGCGCCGAAGACCAGGTCAAGATCTTCCAGCGATTCTTCCGTTCGGATGATATGAAAGCGCGCGAAGCGCCGGGCACCGGACTGGGATTGAACATTACGAAAAGTTTGGTTGAAATGCAGGGCGGGCGCATCTGGTTCGAAAGCGAATACAGGAAGGGAACCACGTTCCACTTTACGGTTCCGATCGCGGAAGGAATCTCGCAGACATGA